A window of Candidatus Nomurabacteria bacterium genomic DNA:
CCGCTGGTTCAAAGATGATCTCAAGTCACGATTCACCACTTGATGTTACGGCGCCATTTGATATCAATGTTGAAGATAAAAAAAGCATCAATGTAAGATATGGTGTGGGTTCAAAACATCCTCTCACTCAAGAATTAGAGAATATTATCCAGATATACTATCAAATGGGTTTTGAGGTCGTAGAATCCAGACAGCTGGATAACGACTACAATATGTTCGAAGCATTGAACTTTCCTCCCGGACATCCCGCTAGAGATAATTGGGATACTTTTTGGACTGAAGAAGGATTGATCCCTCCTGCGCACACCTCCACCATGCAAAATCGTGTTCTCAGATCAAAAACACCCCCAATCAGAGCTGTCATACCAGGAAGATGCTTTAGGAACGAAGCCACTGATGCAAGTCATGAACACACACTACACCAAGTTGAAGGAGTATATGTTGATAAAGGTATCAGTCTTGGCGATATGATAGGCACTATCAAAACTTATCTTGAAGCATTCTTTGAGACAGAATTAGATGTAAAAGTACAGCCAGCATTTTTCCCATTCACAGAACCCGATCTAGAATACCTGATCAGCTGTCCGTTTTGTAACAAAACAGGATGTAACGTATGTGGACGTTCCGGTTGGATGGAAATAATGGGTTGTGGAATGATCCATCCAAATGTATTAAAGGAGGCAGGTATAGATCCAAATGAATATTCTGGGTTCGCTTGGGGTTTTGGCTTGGATCGGTTGGTCATGTTGAAGTATGGGATACAAGATATACGCTGGTTACATAGCGGTGATCTAAACTTCCTCAGTCAATTCAGAGGATAAAATATGATAAATTAGCAAGATATTGATATGAAAGTACCCTTGAAATGGATAAGAGAACTAACAGGTGTAGAGACAGACACCGATACATTGATCAGCAAGATCCGCTCACAATTAGGTGAGGTGGAAAGTGTCGAGGAGCTAGATGAGAAATACAGAAAGATCCTTTTAGCAAAGATCGACAAAGCCGAAGCACACCCTAACGCTGACACTTTGGGAGTGTTTCAGGTAGATATCGGATCAGGTAGCAGTATCCAAGTAGTAGCTGGTGACAAATCCCTCAAAGAAGGTGATAAAGTCGCATACATACCACCAGGCACTAAAGTCCCTTACAATCCTAGACCAGAACAACATGATGGAGTGGTTCAAGCTATAACCCTTCGAGGAGTGGAATCAAATGGTATGCTTGCATCAGAAAGGGAACTAGATCTCGGTCCAGACCATACAAAGGTTTTAGTCATACAAACTGATAGGTCAGCCGGCACTCCGATCTCAGAAGTATTAGAATTAGATGACACAGTTATCGATATAGAGAACAAGGCACTCACTAATCGTCAGGATTGCTTTGGCATAATCGGAATAGCAAGGGAAGTCTCAGGTATAGTAGGCAAGCCGTTCACATCCCCACAATGGTTTACAGAGCCTCAAACCACCCTAGATAAAGTCCTGACTGATTCAACTAACGATCTATCACTACATGTATCTAATGAAGCTGAAGCCCTATGCCAACGATACACAGCAATTGTCCTTAAAGATATCAAGGTTGCACCTTCACCGATCTGGCTAAAGGCAAAGCTCATCAAATCAGGATTAAGACCGATCAATAACGTAGTAGATATAACTAATTACATTATGATACTTCTCGGTCAACCACTACACGCTTTTGATTATGACAAACTTCGAAGCAAAGACCCAAATGCTAAAGATGGTGCATATATTACTGTCAGAACCGCGAGATCCGGTGAAAAGATCACAACGCTGGATGGACAGACTCATGATCTTTATGAGGATAACCTGCTTATATGTGATAGTACAAATCCCATCGCAGTTGCAGGGATAATGGGAGGTTCAGAAACAGAGATCGATGAAAATACTAAGAATATCGTAATCGAAAGCGCGAATTTTGATATGTACAATAATCGAAAATCCTCAATGCAATTGGGTATCTCAACCGACGCAGTCACTCGCTTCTCAAAAGGACTCGATCCAGAGGCTGCACTTGCCGGATTAGCTATGGCTATCGAAATGGTCATAGATCTGACAGGAGGAACACCAGCTTCAGAAGTTATCGATGTTTACCCGGGTAGAACATCCAAAAAACAAGACCAGATCCAAATTGATCTTTCCTATCTAAACAGCAGACTGGGTACATCACTCTCACGACAAGAAGTTATTGATACCTTATCTAATGTCGAGCTCACTTCTACCAAGACAGATCCCGGCTTACTGGTTCAGATACCTTCCTTCCGAAGAGACCTAAATATTGAAGAAGATATCCAAGAAGAGGTTGCCAGGCTACGTGGTTATGATCAAATTCCGATAACCTTACCTAAGAGATCATTACTCCCTGTTGATCAAAATCCTTTGGTCAGGTTAAAAACAAAGGTTAGAGATTCTCTTATCGATCTAGGATTAAACGAGGTACTTACATACAATTTTATATCTCTAAAAGATTTGGAGAGGCTCGATCTTCGACCTGAAAAAAGCTACAGACTAACAAACCCTCTATCACCAGAGTTGGAATTTATGAGGCCCTCTTTAGCACCTTCACTGCTTGACAAGGTGAAAAAGAATCTCTTGGGTACAAATAGTAGGGTAGGCTTATTTGAGATCAACAAAGCCCATCATAAGGATAATGTGGCCGAAGACGGACTTCCGATCGAACTTGAACTAATGGGAATTGTGATCGCTGATGAACAGTATGATCCTAAAATATCAGGTGCAGGATACTATCATCTGAAGGCATACTGGACCGAATTGCTTGCCAATCTCTCGATCTCAAACACCGACCTGATCTCACTTTCAAAAGTGGATATGAAATTGATACCAGAATGGTATAAAGATAATCTCGGATTATTTGACCAAAACGCATCAGCTGTGATCATACTCAGAACAGATGTAGGCGATAGATTTGTCGGCTTTCTAGGAGAATTGAATCCAACACTTGTAAAGAAACTCAAGCTACCTCGTACAACATTATATCTCGAGGTAGACCTGTTGCAATTGGTCGAATGGTATTCATCAGTATCAAAATACAATGAACCTTCGAGATTTCCATTCATTAGCTATGATCTATGTTTCATTCTTGACGCAGATGTTCCATACACAGCAGTTGAGGTTCCGATGAAAAAAGTACTTCATGAGGAAAATTTAAATTCCAAAATTGAAGCTGTAGATATCTATCGATCCGAAGACCAGAAAAAAGAAGGAATGAAGCAGATCACATTGAGAGTCAACCTGAACCACTCACAAAGAACGCTAACGAATGATGATGCGAAAGAAATTATCAAACGTATTGTGAGAGCTGTCAGAAGAGAAACCAATGCCACGGTAAAGGAGTAGCCTCCCTGGCATTTGAGACTGTAGAGTAATCAGCTTGATCTCTGGATCTTATCAAGGGAAACAGTACACTGATGGGCTACGTTACCTACACATCCTACATTGGGTATTTTGTATATTTTTGCATGCTTATCGTACATGGCATCCATTAAACACATTGCTCCCATTGCGTACATGTCTTACGTTGCCTATATGTCGTACGTTGCCTATATGTCGTACGTTGCGTATATGTCGCACATTGCGTACATGTCTTACGTTGCGTATATGTCGTACGTTGCCTATATAGCATAAATGAAACATATAGCACCAATGACCCTTTCTCATTATTTCCGGGATCTAATCTCCTTCATATCCGTCGAACTACCTAAAAAGTGGAAAATATAAAGGGGACATTGATCACAATAGGAAGGTCATGCTACTAAAAACACGAAACCACCCGTGAGGGTGGCCTGAAGTGTGACCGAAGGCACCGAAGTGCAGTCGGTGGTAGAAACCGAACTACCACTGCCGCAAACCCGAAGGAGAGCGACGGACACACACGAGGTTCGTGAGGACCTAAGATCAATATAATACAGAGAAGTAGGTCTGTCAACAAGATAATTATTATAAGCCATGCCATTGAGAAAAAGCTGTGGAGATCAGTTCACCTTTACCTTGATCTGCTTATTAACACCTGAAGAAGACGCTGTTATAAAGTATTCTCCTGGGATAAGAATGCCTTCTTCCCACTTGACAGACCAAACACCACTCCCTGCATTGATACCAGCTGATGACCAGTTATATGCCCCAGGTCCAGAGATAGTGAATTGGATATTTCCGGGATCAAATCCAGATACCTGCACTGATAATTCCTGTTTTACCGGGAGGGTAAAGGTTGCGCCATCAGCAGGCGTGAGAAACTGAATACTCTTAACAGGAGTAGTATTTGTCACCTTGATCGTGATAGTCGCCGTTGAAGTCCTTCCTTTATCATCAACAACTTTTGCAGTAAGACTAACGTTGCCAGATGGCACATCGGGAACTACAAAACTGGCTTCGAACGGAGCAGAGTTTATCCTACCACCAACAAGAGTACCACCAAATCTAAATTCTACATAATCGATTTCTCCCTCAGCTCTTGCTGTTGCAGAAACATCTATACTACCACCAGTATTTACACTCGTTCCATCAGCTGGAGACACGAATTCAATTATAGGTGCATTACCCGGACCTAAGGGAAGAGGACATACACCATCTCCCGGTCTTTCGAGGAGAAGGTTCGAATCTTTTTCTACATAATTCTTATAGCTGTTCTGCTGACTTGCATTCTCCATTGTGAAATTCAATAACCACTTTGTATCGAGTAGGGTATACTTCCCATCAGTTTCGGTAAATTTCTTGGCCTCCTCGGTATTTGTAGCGACGAGATTATTGGATTTACAGATCAGTAGCTCTTCCCTGTCATCTTTTTTTGGTCCACGTCCTTGGACATAGATCGTAGGTACTTTCTTGCAGTTGGTATCTTTATCGGCTAAACGTCCAGTTTCATTACATACAGTTGCTGCGAGGATACCTGCTGGTCTAGTAGGTAATTCAGATGGATATTTGCCTGAAACACGCTCCATAAATGAATGTGCGATAGGGAGTGGTACGGTAGTACTCCATGCTCCTGGGACTTCCTCTCCGTTATTGTTTCCTGCCCATATAGCAACTACAAGATTTTTATGATATTGAATTGAAACTAAGTCTTTCGGACCATTTGTCGTTCCGGTCTTACCACATATAGCCCTTCTACCATTCAGATTATACTGATATGCGAATGGCTGATCCCCAAAACCTCCAAGATCACAAAGCACCCAATTTAGTAGATAAACGTCTTTCTCATCAAAAACACGCTCACCCTCGGTTTGTTTATATTCTTCCAACACCTCTCCTTTCGAATTCTCTACTTTCAGGATACCTGTCGCA
This region includes:
- a CDS encoding phenylalanine--tRNA ligase subunit beta is translated as MKVPLKWIRELTGVETDTDTLISKIRSQLGEVESVEELDEKYRKILLAKIDKAEAHPNADTLGVFQVDIGSGSSIQVVAGDKSLKEGDKVAYIPPGTKVPYNPRPEQHDGVVQAITLRGVESNGMLASERELDLGPDHTKVLVIQTDRSAGTPISEVLELDDTVIDIENKALTNRQDCFGIIGIAREVSGIVGKPFTSPQWFTEPQTTLDKVLTDSTNDLSLHVSNEAEALCQRYTAIVLKDIKVAPSPIWLKAKLIKSGLRPINNVVDITNYIMILLGQPLHAFDYDKLRSKDPNAKDGAYITVRTARSGEKITTLDGQTHDLYEDNLLICDSTNPIAVAGIMGGSETEIDENTKNIVIESANFDMYNNRKSSMQLGISTDAVTRFSKGLDPEAALAGLAMAIEMVIDLTGGTPASEVIDVYPGRTSKKQDQIQIDLSYLNSRLGTSLSRQEVIDTLSNVELTSTKTDPGLLVQIPSFRRDLNIEEDIQEEVARLRGYDQIPITLPKRSLLPVDQNPLVRLKTKVRDSLIDLGLNEVLTYNFISLKDLERLDLRPEKSYRLTNPLSPELEFMRPSLAPSLLDKVKKNLLGTNSRVGLFEINKAHHKDNVAEDGLPIELELMGIVIADEQYDPKISGAGYYHLKAYWTELLANLSISNTDLISLSKVDMKLIPEWYKDNLGLFDQNASAVIILRTDVGDRFVGFLGELNPTLVKKLKLPRTTLYLEVDLLQLVEWYSSVSKYNEPSRFPFISYDLCFILDADVPYTAVEVPMKKVLHEENLNSKIEAVDIYRSEDQKKEGMKQITLRVNLNHSQRTLTNDDAKEIIKRIVRAVRRETNATVKE
- the pheS gene encoding phenylalanine--tRNA ligase subunit alpha, which translates into the protein MDIKDPKLKKLYTELGSDLTNEPDPTELKEKYLSKNGALTNALRSISELDPKDRAEYGKQVNLIKAYLEERMEQLRTAGSKMISSHDSPLDVTAPFDINVEDKKSINVRYGVGSKHPLTQELENIIQIYYQMGFEVVESRQLDNDYNMFEALNFPPGHPARDNWDTFWTEEGLIPPAHTSTMQNRVLRSKTPPIRAVIPGRCFRNEATDASHEHTLHQVEGVYVDKGISLGDMIGTIKTYLEAFFETELDVKVQPAFFPFTEPDLEYLISCPFCNKTGCNVCGRSGWMEIMGCGMIHPNVLKEAGIDPNEYSGFAWGFGLDRLVMLKYGIQDIRWLHSGDLNFLSQFRG